accaaaatatatagaaaaatagTACGTATTGCTTTTAAAAATGATGATtgtgtatatttttaaattagaaACTTTTATGTAGACCTAAAGAGAAGGGGACTTGGGAATTCAAGACCTTGGTATCTAAAACAAATGTCTACCGAGTAAATGACTATTCAAACTGATTAATGAAGATAGGGTATGGCAAAACTTACTCAGGAGTAAATACTTAGTTGGTAAAACAATAgctcaagtgaaaaaaaaaactattgactCTCACTTTTAGTCTGATCTCATTATAATGTAAAGCATTTATTCCTCAActttgggcgggggggggggggggaggcttCAATGTGCCACCCATTTCAGATTCTAGGAGGACAAATTGCTAGGCTCCACTATTTTAAAAGAGCAATACCCCTTGTGTTATAACATAGTGCATAGGAAATAAGCAACGGTAGCGATTATGCTCAATTCATATTCCCTTAATATATCTTTTCGTAGAGCTATTGTGGGCAACAACTTAGATGTTTGGCACGATATGGTAGCGAAGATAGCTCAGGTTTAGCTTAATAAGCAACCCGACAGCTTCATATGGTCATTACATCAGAGTGGAAAATTTTCAGTTAACTCTATGTATAAGGTTGTGCTagattctaaaattattgtaacCAACTGTTTCTTGGGGAATCTAAAAATACCTCCGAAGATCAAGGTTTTCATACGGTTCTTGCGTAAAGGAGTCATTTTAATTGAAGATAACTTAGTCAGACGAAATCGGCAAGGGAATGAGAAATATTACTTCTGTGGTAGTAATAAAACTATTCAATATTTATTCTTTGAATGTCAGTTTGCTAAGTTTACTTGGAGAATGGTTCAAATCACCTTTGGCTTACAACCGCCAAGAAGTGCCccatatgtttggttcttgtcTTAATGAGATTGAGGTAAAGCTTAGGAAACAAATTTTAGTTGGGGGCGAGTACGATGTGTTAGGCAATGTGGCTTAGCCAGAATGATGTGATTTTTGATAATGCCAAAATTAACTCCTATATGTAGGTTATTTTCAAGACGAACACGCTGGACCAGGTTATGGGCGTTGTTATAGAAGGAGAAAGAGCGAGATGTGATTTTCATTGTATGTCACCTTCTGGAGTCAATCACGATTGATATCTTCACCAAACATGGCTAGAAATTTAGCAACAGTATTAGTGATTGAGTTTACTTTCCCATGTTTCACTGGTGAACTTTAGTTATTACTTGTCATCTAGATTTTATCTATCCATTGGTCACAACGGTGTAATAATTATCGGCCACGTACATCCTCAGGTGTAGAGACTGAGATATGACTTATTCTATTAtctaaaaataaacttttatCAGTTAATTAATATCTATAAGAATAATCAGAAATCCTATATACTTCTTGGACGTGTCTCGTTTGACAAAAGAAAATCATTACGGGCCAGTTGGGCTTAAATGGGCGGAACGGCTGTGTGTACAGTTTTAAGCCAGGAACCAGCCGAAATGTCGAAGGAATTCCAATGTTGAACAATTTGGTCTGCAAAAGCCATGAGGTAGGGACTGGCCCATGAGCGAATACACCCTGGCCCATTACAGTGAGCCCCACGGCCCCACTAGGTGTTTGTCGCCACCTCTCTAGAGACCGCACGTGTGGTGTGTGTCACCATCAAGTTGTGCCTTACGTGTCATGCGACGATGGATGCACGCCGTGCTGTCCCAATACGGCAGCATGGAACGAATCTGCCTCTCGtcgtgtcgtcgtcgtcgtcaaccCCTAACCGATAAGCTCTAGGTTCACCTGCCACACGCGGCACCATGCGTCTCGCGACACGCAAAGGCCGAACCTTGCAAGCACTCTGGCGCACAGTACGAGGATACGTACAGGTCCTTTATTCAGCACCGCCCGGCACGTTACGGACGAGGATACGTACTGCTAGTATTTAGTATACACACACACTAATACACACTCGATCCGGTACGCCACTAGAAGGGTCGATTCGGATGGCGGCGGCTACACCAGCGTGGAGCAGGCCGACGTGTCGGGGTCGAACAGCGCCGGGAGCAGGTACttcctcccgcgcgcgccgtgcGCGTTGTAGCTGGCGCCCGTCGCCTTGTCCACCAGCAGCTGGCCGGCGTACCCGGGGTACGCGCCCTTGCCGTACACGCCCGGGCACGCCGTCGCGGCCTCCAGGGGCGCGCCGCGGTCGCCCTGGTAGAACCCGTCCCCGAACGGGTTGGTCACCGCGCCGGCAACCATGCTGGCCACGTTGATCACCACGCCGTCCATGCCCGCGTCGCCGCTCGGGGGCACCAGCGGCGGCGCCTGGGGACCGTACACGGGCTGGTGGAACGGCCACGCGCACTGGCCCGGGCACTGGGTGGCCGAGTTGCCCACCCACGCGTACGCCGTGCGGGCGCGCGCGTCCGACCCGTGGTGCCCGCACCGGCTCATGCAGAAGCCCTCCACGGCCACGTTCTGCGCCGTGAGCACCAGCGCGATGCCGCCCTTCGCCGGCCTCGCCATGGCCGCCAGCGCGGGGAGCTGGGACAGCTTCAGGCGCTTCCCCAGCGAGCACCCCTCGTCGGAGACCTGGCCGCCCAGAACCACCCGCGCGTTCTTGACTGCACCGCCGTGTGCTCCGTTCTTGCCGCTGGTCTGCGCCACCGCCTTGGAGAGGTAAAGCCGGTGGATCCTGCTCCACCATTGGGAGACGGACGGCGCGGGGGCCTCACGCGGCGCGGCGgacagggagaggaggaagtcagAGACTACGGCCTTCTGCGCCGGCGTGAAGCGGCCGTACCAGAGGATGGAGACGGGGATGTCTCCGCTCAGCACGGCGCCGTTGTGGTACGTGAGGAGGTTCGGCTGTGGCGTGACAAGGAACATGAGCTTCCTGGTGGCCATCGATGAGGTGGTCATGCTTGTGGCGAGCATCATCAGTAGCAGCAGGACACTGTGCTTGGCCATTTGGACAAGGCACAAGAGGGCTTCGGATTTTGAAGATTCTTATCACTCCGTGAATTGGGAAGTGGTGGAGTGGCGGGGAAGAGAAGCCAAGATGAGGACTGTATTTATAGAGGAGACCAGCCGGACTGGAATGTGGCTGTATCCATATCGATACGCATGTGTAGAACAAAATTATCGTGGGGCTTGTTTCGGGTAGCAACCAATTCACTCGAATAAGCAAGCCATTGAGAAAAAGATGAACAATGCATTTTAACACTCTCCCTAAAATCAGGATTCATCTGATCAACTATGTGGACTAAGAAGTGGATCGcaattaattatttttcttaaaattgCACTAACCAGGTCTCAAACTCTAGATTCGTAGCCTCTAAATTCTAACACCGTAATGGGCGATCCTCCGAAGAGTGGTTCTGGATCTGATGGTATTTTTCATCTTTTTCAGGGTGACTTCTGTAAAACATGGGTGTGGTACTGTGCTCCTTTAATATAATCGGGCTTCCAGCTCCTTCCGTGAAAAAAATCTAACACAGTACTAGTATTGAGTTTCATCCACCGACCATTATTACTTGGACATTTGTGTTTTTTATCTAAATTGAATATCCTAAATTTGAGTTGAATTCTAATAATTATATTGGATTCTGAGTTATATTTCGCGTGTTCAAAACAGATTTTGAGTTGTATTttacatatttaattttttttcaaattaaacaCCTAAATCCAAAATAGATTTCGTCACTTATGTCTATTTCTAGATAACACCAGCAGCAACCAGTCAAGAACAAAACTTAAGTGGTGGAGAAAACGAGCAACATATATACTGGAGCGGTGTCATCCGATAGCCACTAATCCACAAGTAACAAATTATTTAACCTAGAAAAAATAAACAAGGGACATATTCTTTAACCCTAGAAATTTACAGCATGCATTGCACTCTTAAAAAATTACGATACTTTGAATTGGATTAAGGGGAGTGCCCATCACTGGTTTAAGTGAAGCGAGTGTGCTGGTGTATTGGATTAGGGAGGACCTTTACAGTACCCTCCAATTAACATGGCAATCCACATCAGTGGATTAGGACGGGAACCGCTTCCAAATcttaatcatttttttttgaaagtcCTAAACATAATCATTACCTTGGCGTACATGGAAGTCAAACAAATGTAGCATTGATCGGACCACGTATAATTGGAGGGCCCTCATCATGATTCCTTCGGTCCTTCCGGATAGGAGCTTCCATTATTACCGAAACTTTTTCTTAGATATTTATGTTTCATTTATACAGGTGATTTATAGATAAATCGTCCCGTGCAGGTTATAGGCTATacgtgaaaattaatttttacaaACGAGTTTTTATATGAATAGTATGTAGATATAGCTCTATTTTTACAGATgattcacataaaaaaaatctgtaGTAATAAAGTATTTTCACATATAGTTTGTTAGTATATCGcctatgaaaatatatttcatttCTATATACGGTTGACATAATGAAACGTCTGTGAAAATGAAGAATTTTACAGATAATTTCTTATGTGATAACAGATCTATTTTTATAGACAGTTAACATAAAGAATTACTTGTAAAATTAGTTTTCATAGACAGCCCgtataaggaaccacctgtgataaTCTCTTTATAAACAGTCCTCCAGAGGGGGCCTCTGTTCAGATAGAGCTTACTGTATCCAAACAGTAGAGCTCAAAGACGGCCTCGAGTTTTGGAAACAAAGGGAgaatattttgtttttgaaatccTTGGAGGAGTCATCTAAGGTAAGGATATCTCATCTCTAACTTGCATCTTTTTAAAGTTTAGATTTAAATTTAAGACTTAATTAGGGTAtagatgtgatctagagatgcttaTAGTTgtagccatttagatcatcaaattagctaaaattgTGGCCAATATTGATTCAGTTGAGTagttcacatgattctagcattatatttaaaaaaatgtagctagaatttggTATTTTTAGTcttaggaggttttatcatgaatgtaGAATTTTAggatagatctagatctagatgtagagggagagagagtaatagatttatattgttttgagccataaatttgtgCCATTGTAGATTTAATTGCGCagatatattataatcataacaagcctaatttttcccattttaaaaataacttttattatgattttcttattaattgatttatggatcaaactttgtggttgaagttaaagatgtacagagcatggatgtacgatgtgcTAAGACATGGACAAAtttacatcaaaggactctctactTTTATTGAAGTCACCAAGAATGACGTTTTGGCTAAGAAAACAAAGGAAATACACTGTCCATGCTCTGATTGCAAGAACcaaaaattgtgggacaaatcaagtataatcaaatcacacttgatcttcaGAGGTTTTGtcaaggattacacatgttagtccaaacaCGGCGAACAATGTATATGTGAATCAAACAGCGACATCGCTGCTGCTCAAGTGGATgctgatgatgagggagtcaaaggcgacactgatgttatgatggatgatgatattgaatttgatctaaagaaaatattgtgcCACACTGAACCACATATTTTAAAGGACAtaagaggtttagataatttcgaggcattaCAGAAAGCATCGAAGGGactttgtatgaggaatcgaagggttgtgataaggagtttacattgttgcattcggtgcttaaACTTCTAAGGTTGACGGCCAGCAGTGGATGATccaacaagagtttctcggatctattgagtctcttggcaaacatgcttctaaagcctaactccttgcccaccaggccaccaccacttatcaagtGAACAATCTTATCTGCctattgtcattggatgtgcaaaaaatgcAAGCATGTTCAAACCATGGTATCCTCTACCATAAAGAAtatgaagccttggatagatacCCGGTGTgtaatgcgagtcggtacaagaaaaatgatgattgtgaggacgaagatgctttcGCCAACGTGAAGAAGAAGAGTATTGCTGGTCATGATGAAAAAGACACTTGTTCCAacacggagaagaagagaagaagtcctgccatggtgatgtAGTACCTActagtgatctcccgcttgcagcTTTTGTGCTCGAACTCTAAGGACTCTGAAGTGATGTGTTGGCATTCTGATAAGcgaaagaaggatggaactaagcttcgacaccccgataatgctagccaatggagaaagttcgatgtcatgtatccagatttcgctAAAGAACCAATGAATGTAAGGTTCACATTGAGTACCAATGGAAtgatcctttcggtgacatgaacACCTCACATATCACATGGCAAGTGGTCCTGGACATCtgcaaccttcctccatggttATGCGtaaagcggaagtaccttatgttgtcaattcttatccaaggatcgaaacaacctggcaataaTATAGATATATTTCTGGAATGATGGGATCCGGGCGTGGAATGAGTTCTGATGACAGTACTTCAcactgaaagccatgattttcattaccatcagtgattatctCGCCCTTTTTCCCTATCAGGATAgtttaaagggaagcaaggatgggtagtatgcttggatgaaaccgtgtttgtgtaccttccatactcacagaaggtagtgtacacgtgaCACTGAtagttcttactcaaaactcacaaatatcacaagatgaagaaatattttgacaatacgATCGAGCAAGGTAGTGGTCCAAAACCTCGTAGTGGGGTACTAGtatttgaaatggtcaagagcatcaaggTAGTTTTTAGAAGCCgctgaagggtaaaaagaggaagagtgTGAGACGTCGTCTGCTGTGATGTGGAAGAAGATACTAATTTCCTTTAaatatttgccctactggaagaaTATGGACGTTCGCCACAGCATTGATATCATGCATGTTGAGAAGAATATGcatgatagcatccttggcctcttgcTGGATATACCGGGTAAGACAaatgatggaatcaagtcacgtaagacTTGCCACATTTTAAACTCAGACCAGAGCTACActctgaagacagaccaaatagGAAACATTACCTCCCCCCCCCAGATAGCTACTCTCTAACACCTAAGGAGAAAAAGGtattgtgcaagtgcttacgtggggtgagagtcccgactggttactcatccaacatcaagaaactagtatcgataaaagatttgaagctaatcaacATGAAGTCTTATGGTTGTCATGTGACGATGACACaaatgctccctattgcaatcaggggtatcaagctaggatacataaaggtggtcataacacggttgtgtcacttcttcaacgtaATTGCatagaaggtgatcgatgctgaaaaactaggTGCCCTACATAGTCACTTGATAGAGACTCTGTGTCCACTTGAGATGTTCTTCCCTCCATTTTTcgatgtcatggtacacctcttgattcacatcatgaatgagataattgcactgggccctatattcttacatcagatgtatacTTTTGAGCGgtatatgggcattctcaagggctatgtgcGGAATCGTGCTCAACCAGAGGGTTCTATGATTGAGGACTATAGTACcaaggaagtcgttgagtgttccACTGATTACATATAAGATGCAAAACTGAAGGTGTATATGTATCTCGatatgaggggaggttgtctggaagagggaccaaaggaaataAATGATTCAttgatcatgattacaaagcagtggaagaagcacatttcaccatcttgcagcagctcaagatatggagaaatacatcgagcaacacctgaatgagttTCACATAGAAAATCAATGCTGCTCAGATGATTAGATCTTGAAAAGCGCAAGCATCGCTGCACCACATGGTTCTAGAACCAAAACCTACCAGATAGTGAGtccgtagataaaaaaatatgtgaaaatattggcttgtggcccatcaagtttagttacgtcatggcaaacGTATGATATTAATGATTACACGTcctataccaaagcaaaggactaAGAGCATGAACCAAAACATCATCGTTTGGATAGAAGCATATGACACAATAGGGGGAAAGAGCACCtgctatgggttcatagatgaaatctgggaactcgaatatggagtgaatctgtagatccccatattttattgtaaatgggtcaaacacccaaatggtgtGGTGGTGGAGAACTACAGGTTCACAACTATCGATCTCAGCATTGTAgggcacaaagatgacccgttgGTACTCGTTGATCACGTCGCACatattttctatataaatgacctcatgaatgaaaagaagcacataaTTGTTACTAGAAAATAAAGAATtatcggagttgagaatgtgaaGGATggggaagaatacaatcagttcgatgacaTGCCGCCATTCAAAGATTCAGAAAAGATTAAACTTGTAGAAGCATTTATGGTATAAGAAAAACAGTTTAAGGAAAAACTTTTGACCAAGATCGGCGTGAGAAAAAATAGTACCATGTTATGCAAATTTATATCGAGGACATATAtgcatgatgtaagaatatgATTTAATTTGTATAAAGGACATGTATGCatgatgtaataatatgctttaatttatatcgagagCATATATGGAGTAAtgatatgctttaatttatatttatgaCATGTATGAGCTCAGAagcttaatatgtaatagaagaatacttcctgaaaaaaataaaaaataatcagtgccagttttaGGTAAAAACTGACACTGTATTTCCACATGCGATTGAcctaaggaaccacctgtggaaaagcatttccacaggcggttcacctaaggaaccacctgtggaaccgcctatggaaatgcatttccataggcggtttaTTTGGTGAGCCGTCTATGAAaatgtattctatatatatccTGTGGGATTCCCTGAAACCCTAGTCCTATTTTTTCCTATGAAATTTGCCCAGCCGTGCCGTCAGGTAGCCCAAGTCAACCGCACCCTCTCCCTTTGTCTGTTTTGCCCTCTCCCTCCCACATCCGTTCCGTTGTTGTCTACCGCCGCGAGCTCTTCGTCCCCAACGAGGAGGGCCACCCCGCGACGCCGCTGCCCCCAACAAGGTGGGGCCACCCTGCACCGCCGTCACACCACAGAGGAGGTGGGACCACCCTGCACCATCGTCGCACCACGGAGGAGGACCACACCGTGCTACcaccgccgaggaggagccgccggaTCCATCACCGCCCTCGACACCGAGGACCACCGAGGAGGAGCCACACGATCGCTCgcgcagcttcttcatcccatCACTGACGCTGCCTTGGAGGAGCTGGAGCCCACACCGACGAGCCCAGCCACCATCATCACCCgtgccgatgacctctcccaaAGTCCGAGGGACCCTATCCACCTCGTCGCCGACAAACCAGAGTTTTGAGTATCCATCCCTCCTTCATACCCGACCGAGCCATGGTCCTTTCTTGTGCTCTGGGTGATGCCCGACCACCGCGCCGCTAATATTTGCCATCCCGTTGGAGAGTAGCAGTCTGCAACAGTGACATTTTATTTTTGACATTTGAGGATAGGGCCAAATATTGAacaattagagttttttttttgttgaaccaACTATATCCTAGCCAAAAAGAAGTATGTTGTCCCTTTCCTAGTGTTACCACAGTGGTAGCGTTGTAAAGATCAATGAGTGAGCTTAACTACCTCCAAGCACGTGTGCTTAGTGGAGCTTTGTCTCTAAGCCGTTTGTCGTTGTTGCGATAATGTGCCTTCATAATCCATTTAACCCATGGAGTATCCGGAGAAGAATGTATTTTGTGAATGAATTTGATCAGGAGATTGGAGACTTAATATTTTGGGCCTCTAGTTCTTGATGCCCAGTCCACCTTCATTTTTGGGTCGACAGACCGCACCCCATGTCACCACACCTATCACATTTTTTTCTTGCTCAACTTTGTGAGTTGCTGTATGTCAAGCAAGTCACTGTGAATCTAACTAGCACTTACGATTGGATTTCACATTTTCGTTGAGAAAATTTTATGAATGTTTTGTAGAATTAAAGTTTGTAAACATAGTTATTGAATTGATTATTTCGATGAAGGTCGGTCTCTTCTACAGTTCCTATTTTGGCCGATTTTAGAATTCAGACTTCATGTTGATAACACTGTGATTGAATGTTTGTTACTCTCTCTCCGTGAACAGTATGTAACACAAAACATTCACTTTATTTTGACCTCATGTTCtaaaaaaactcatgaactgCATGACCTAACGTGTTACAAATTTGACCCGATGGTGTTGTTAACAGTTTGCATATTCACCCACAATATTTTCTGTAACACAAAATATGGAAATTTAAATTCCATCTAGTGCACGTTTGTGTCTGAATTTAAGTATGTGTAGCTATGAACGGTAATGTTAGCTAAGTGTAGCTTGCTGATGAGTTTTGATGTTTAAGTCTTTTTTTTAGATGGGatgttcaaacttcaaagtaTCAGTGGACTTGTACAAATCATGATGTTGTAGAAATTAGTGGACTCCTATGTTTCATCTGATGATGTTGTAGAATCCATGGACTTGTAGAAATCATGATTCCTTGCATTACAAATTGTTGTGGATCCAAATGTTTAGTACAATCCTTTTACATTCATAGAAATGCTTACATGAGAAATGTGTGCTTATTTACTAAAAGGTGTGTAATGCAAACTACCTTTGTTTAAGTAATCATTAATGCTATCACCTTTTGCATTATTGATCTTATTACATTATAACAATAAAAACTCTTGTGATGGTGACATAGGTAggagcttttttttcttttcaaaaaacTAAGTCAACGATGGAATTTTAGATAGTTAATGTATTCTGGTCAAGCGAGAGGCAAGTAAATGATGTTTCCAAATGTGCCTTTTGGGTATCACAGAGCAAAAATAGTTGACTTCTAAGTCTATTTACTTCCTTTAAAAAAGTCTATTTACTGTTTGGAGATATAGTTGGCTTGCCCAttcttaatatatatatatatatatatatatatgtatatatttgcaaCATGAAAAGTTTAAAACtcataccttgattcctttgGGTACTTGTCATTGGGGCACAATAGGACAATAATCCCTATGAAACCGGCACAAGATGGGACGGATGCAGGCAGGAAGTCGGATAGGAGCCGAAGCCcgctaagaaaccagaagcacagaggatgctcaaAATAGAGGGCTCCCCAGCATAGAGGATGCTCACAATAGAGGGCTCCTCGCATAGCGGttgctcgcaatagagggcgccTCGACACAAAGGATTCTCACAATAGAGGCGCTCCGGCACAAGATGGGacagataggagcccaagcccgtgcttgtcatcctcctccgacAACAGCGAAAGCTCAGGCTCGTatcacatgtcacgttggacgtcaAGAAAGTTGCCCCAACTATGATCCTGtcgaagaggtattgagatgagtcaatgcattatatacttcttaaatagaggaatattttttgtttatgtcaactctcttttttttctctctggagggtgagggtgcaaagatcttcgcgtcgatcatctgcgcacGACCTTCCGCAACACAACCTTTCACTCCCTCTGTCATAACTTTGGGTCCCACTGGGGGTACGCTAAAACAAAGATAGAGTGAGCGAAGTAGAAATAAGTTGCCCAATTAAGaaagtcggtgttgaaggggagcctgttgcacctcatGAGGCCTGTGACAGATTTTGCAACAGTTGCGGATTTCTGGTCAAGGAGTACATCCCAATcacagagaaccatccgattccccttaAGAATGGAGGAAGCCACCAAATAGAATGCATtaaaactatgggaaaaagcttCCGG
The sequence above is drawn from the Phragmites australis chromosome 10, lpPhrAust1.1, whole genome shotgun sequence genome and encodes:
- the LOC133930650 gene encoding protein PHOSPHATE-INDUCED 1 homolog — protein: MAKHSVLLLLMMLATSMTTSSMATRKLMFLVTPQPNLLTYHNGAVLSGDIPVSILWYGRFTPAQKAVVSDFLLSLSAAPREAPAPSVSQWWSRIHRLYLSKAVAQTSGKNGAHGGAVKNARVVLGGQVSDEGCSLGKRLKLSQLPALAAMARPAKGGIALVLTAQNVAVEGFCMSRCGHHGSDARARTAYAWVGNSATQCPGQCAWPFHQPVYGPQAPPLVPPSGDAGMDGVVINVASMVAGAVTNPFGDGFYQGDRGAPLEAATACPGVYGKGAYPGYAGQLLVDKATGASYNAHGARGRKYLLPALFDPDTSACSTLV